GCTGCGATTTCTTCACGAAGACGAACTTTGTGTTCTGTCATTTCGCCGCCCACTTTTACATGGTCTTCTCTTTTAAATTTAATAAGCTGCTCAATACCATACAAAGCCAGACGACGGAAATCTCCAATGATACGGCCGCGGGCATAATTATCAGGCAAACCTGTTAAGATATGTTTAGAACGGTAATCTCTGATTTCTTTATCGTAAGCATCAAAAACTTTTTCGTTGTGGTTTTTAGCATAATTAAAGATATCCAATACGCGGTCTGATACTTTTAATCCTCTTTCTTTAACAGCAGACTCAACTAATTTGATACCGCCAAAAGGTTTCATGGCACGTTTTAGCAGCTGGTCAGTCTGCAAACCTACAATTACTTCGTCTTCTTTATTAATATAGCCTGGTTTAAACGCATTTATACTTGAGATAGTTTCTACATCTATTGCTAAACATCCGTTGCTGGCTCTTTCTTTTAATAAAGATTCTTTACAGATATTCCACAAGTTTGTAGTTTTTGATGATGGTCCGCATAAAAAAGATGAATCTCCCTCATAAGGAGTAATATTTTTTAATACAAAATCCTGAACATTTACTGATGTTTCCCATTTTCCGGGTGCAAATTCAATTTTTTCGACACTTGCTTTCATAACTATTGGTATTTAATAGATTTATTGTAATCAAAATTCGACAAAATCACGTTTAAAAAACATGATAATAGTCAGTAAATCAGCTTATTTTTTAAAAAATCCGCAAACGTTATCGAGAAATAAGTCTCGATTTTGTCAATAAACAAAATATTGAAGTAAATCCTAAAATTGCTGCAAAAAAGCAGAAGATTACGTTATAATCTTTAGTAAATGACAGCAATCCGGGCCCTGCAAAAGCCGCAACTGACCATGCGATTAATATAAAACCAAAAGGAGCATTCATTTTATCTGCTCCGTAAACGTCTTTTACAAACGCCGGCATAGTGGCAAATGCTCCCCCGTAACAACTGATGATGATAAAAACAAGAAGCTGAAATAACACCGCATTTTGAGTCTGGGTTAAAATAAAGAAACAGGAAGTACCTATTGTAAAAAAGAGGAAAAAGGTTAACCATCGTCCTATCTTATCAGAAGCACTCGACCAGAACAGCCTGCCAAATCCGTTAAAAAAGCCAATTAAACCCACGAAATTGATGGCCTGCGCATCATCTAGATGAATAACTTCTTTAGACATGGGCGCCGCAATCGAAATTAAGGCAATACCGCAGGTAGTATTAAGGAATAAAAACAGCCAGAGACTGTAAAAACGAACATCTGTTAATAATTCTTTTAAATGTATCGAAGAATTCTGCACTGCCGCAGTTTCGGTTTCAGCACTTGAATCAGGAAGCGAAAGGCAGAATGACGCCAATATCATTAAAAGAAAATAAATACTTCCCAGCAAATAAAAAGTTCCCGAAACACCGCATAATTCTACTAAAGGCAAAATAAGCCTTGAGGCAACGACAGAGCCTACTGCAAATGACATAATAACGAGTCCGCTGGCAAAACCGGGTTTATCAGGAAACCATTTGACCACCACCGAAACGGGTGTTATATAACCAAAGCCAAGACCTATACCGCTTATAATCCCAAAAAATAAATAAAATAAGACCAGGGATTTTATGGCAATCGCAAAACCGCTTCCAAGTAAACCAATGCCAAAGAATAAAGCCGCAAGCAGTCCTGCATTTTTAGGGCCGATTTTGCGAACAAACTTTTGCATAAAAGCCGCCGTAAGTCCTAAAAAGCAAATGGCAAGACTAAAGGAAAGTTTTAACTGGCTGCTGTCCCAGCCGTTTAGAGAGTTTATAGGGTTTATCCAGACACTGTAAGCGTAAATAGAACCAATTGATAATTGCAGCATCATTCCTGCTAGTGCAACTACCCATTTATTTTTTGTTTTCATAAGATTATACATTTATTTTGGTGAAACAAATGTAGAAGCCGTGATTTACAAAAAAGGTGATTTTTATCGTGTTTTCGATTAAAAAACCAGAAAACTACGAAATCGATTTATAAAGAAAAATGAAGCTAAAACTCTAAGGCTGTGCTGTGTTTGATCTCTCCCATTACAAAAATACTGTTTGTATTTCCTATGTTTTCTATCGTCGATAATTTGTTCATTACAAAATCCTGATAGCTCGCCATATCCTGAACCAGGATTTTTAGCATAAAATCATAATCGCCTGCAATATTATAGCATTCTATAATTTCGGGCAGGGCTACAATATCTTTTACAAAATTGCTTCCCACGTTTTTGGCGTGTTCTTTTAAACGCACGTTGCAAAAAACCGTCATGCCGCGGTTCATTTTTTTCTTGTCTAAAAGCGCCACATATTTAGTAATATAACCGTCTCTTTCTAGTCTTTTGATACGCTCATAAACAGGCGTTACTGTCAGAAATAATTTACTCGCAAGGTCTTTTGTGTTGATATTTGAGTTTTCCTGAAGGTGTTTCAGGATCAGCAGATCGGTTTTATCTAAGCTTTCCATAGTTTTTTTTACGGCTGAAGGTTCGTTTAAAAGAAATATACAGTAATATAATCTTTAAAACATAATTTTAAAAACACATTTTACTGAAATAAACTCCAAATATAAGTTTAAAAAACCAATACAATAAATTTGTACAGTAAAAAATACTGAAATAAAAATGAAAACAAACAATTTAGGTTACCCAAGAATTGGCAGCAACAGAGAATTAAAAAAAGCCAGCGAACTGTACTGGGCAGGAAAAATTTCGGCTGACGAACTTATCGATGCCGGAAAAGAAATTCGTCTTCAAAACTGGAAACTACAAGCTCAGGCAGGAGTAGATTTGATTCCGTCTAATGATTTTTCTTTTTATGATCAGGTACTTGATCTTACTTTGGCAGTTGGCGCAATTCCAACTCGCTACCACAAACTGGCAAAAAGCAATTCATCTCTTGATTTATATTTTGCCATGGCACGAGGATCTCAGAAAAACGGACAAGATGTTGTTGCTATGGAAATGACAAAATGGTTTGATACCAATTACCATTACATCGTTCCTGAATTCACAAAAAACCAAAAATTTGAATTGTTTTCAGAAAAAATAATCAACGAATTCAAGGAAGCTATTTCTATTGGCATTAAAACAAAGCCGGTTTTAATCGGTCCAGTTTCTTACTTGTTATTAGGAAAAGAGAAAGAAGAAGGTTTTCACCGAATTGATCTCATTGATGCTTTGCTTCCTGTTTATTTTGAAATTCTGGAGAAATTACAAGCCGAAAATGCCGAATACATTCAGTTAGACGAGCCTTTCTTAGCTTTAAATTTAACAGATAAAGAAAGAAATGCTTTCACGAAAGTGTACAACGAAATCAACACTCGTTTCCCAAAACTTAAAATCGTTCTGGCGAATTATTTTGATTGTTTTGGCGAGAACTTACAAACAGCTCTGGCTCTTCCGGTTGACACTTTTCATTTGGATTTAGTACGCTGTCCGCTTCAGTTAGACGATATTTTAGAATCCGGAAAACTAGACTCAAACGTAAATCTTTCTCTTGGAGTGGTTGACGGAAGAAATATCTGGAAAAACGATTTTAAAAAATCATTGGAATTAATCAAAAAAGCTGCTGACGCTTTGGGCGAAAACCGAATTCTAATTGCGCCTTCCTGCTCTTTAATCCACAGCCCGTGCGATTTGGATTTGGAAACAAATGATCAGACACTGACTCCGGAAATCAAACAATGGCTGGCTTTTGCTAAGCAGAAAATTAACGAAATTGTACTTTTAAAACAATTTGCTTCAAACGAAGTTTCCATTGAAAATTCAGCCGATTTCAAAGAAAATGTTCAGGCCAATGAAAACCGTAAAACTTCAAAATTAATACATAATAATGATGTTAAAGCACGTGTGGCAGGAATTACAGCTTCTGATGACAAACGTAAAAGCGCATTTGCTGTAAGAAGAAAAAGCCAGATTGAGGCTTTAAAATTACCATTGTTCCCAACTACCACAATTGGGTCTTTCCCGCAGACTGCAGAAGTCAGAAGCTGGAGAGCAAAATTTAAAAAGGGAGAATTAACAGCTTCTGAATACAACGATTTGATCGAAAAAGAAACCGAGGCTGCGATTCGTTTTCAGGAAGAAACCGGAATCGATGTCCTCGTTCATGGTGAGTTTGAACGTAACGATATGGTGGAATACTTCGGAGAACAATTATCAGGATTTACTTTTACCAAAAACGGCTGGGTTCAGAGTTACGGCAGCCGATGCGTAAAACCTCCGGTTATTTACGGCGATGTTTCAAGACCAAATCCTATGACGGTAAAATGGTCTGAATATGCACAATCTCTAACTCCAAAATGGGTAAAAGGTATGCTTACCGGACCTGTAACTATTTTACAATGGTCTTTTGTCCGCAACGATCAGCCTCGTTCTGAAACCTGTACGCAGATTGCTTTGGCAATTCGTGATGAAGTGGTTGATTTAGAAAAAGCCGGAATTAAAATCATTCAGATCGACGAACCTGCTATTCGCGAAGGTCTTCCGTTGAGAAAAGAAGAATGGGCAAAATATTTAGACTGGGCGGTTCGTGCCTTTAGAATTTCCGCCAGCGGTGTAAACGATGATACGCAGATTCACACTCATATGTGTTACAGCGAATTTAACGACATCATTCAGAACATCGCCGACATGGATGCCGATGTGATTACAATTGAATGTTCTCGTTCGCAAATGGAGCTTCTGGATGCTTTTGCCAACTTTAAATATCCAAACGAAATTGGTCCGGGGGTTTACGATATTCACTCACCTAGAGTTCCATCAAGCGCCGAAATGGTCCGTTTGTTAGAAAAAGCTTCGGCTGTAATTCCTGTAGATCAATTATGGGTAAATCCGGATTGCGGTTTAAAAACCCGTCATTGGGACGAAACCAAAAAAGCTTTAATTGAAATGGTTGTCGCAGCTCAGGAAATGCGAACTGCTGTTGAAAATCCGGTTACGTAATAGTTTTACCAGAATATTTTTGTTTTTATGCCGACAGACGGAGTCGAAATTTAGTTATGATTTAGTTTCGGCTTCCTTTTGTCTGGTATTTTTATTTGTAGATTTTTTTTAAATTTTACCAACAAAAAAGCGCTCCAATTGGAACGCTTTCCTATTTTAATAAAAGATCTAAAACTAAAAGTTTTTAGAAATCCCGATGTTTACAGTTTTTCCAAAGTTGAATTCAAATTCCTTAACATCTGGTCCATCATTATTAAAACTCAAATTTTGATACCCAATACCACCAATGCTAAAATTTAATCCAAAACCTTTTTTCATATTAATAAAAAGAGCTGGAGTAATACCCGCATAAAAACCATCTCCTTTCGATTCGTTTTCTGCGTCCAACACATTAACAGTATTTTTTTGATTATGAAAACCAGTGCCTAAATCAGCAAATACTGAAAAAGTTTCTGTTAATGGAACGGTATAACGTAAAAATGCGCCTGCTTTCAAACCATTTGATTTTGCAGTCATTCTTCCATCAATCTCACTTTTTGAAGAAGCAAACGAGAATTCTCCTCCAACAGTCCAATTATCATGAAACTGATAACCTACTTTGGGAGAAAAACCAAATTCATGGAAATTATCACTAAATGTTTGAAAATCTCTATCAGAAGAAGAATAACTAATATTTCCTCCAACTAAAACTGTTCCCTTTTGAGCATTTACAAAGCCAAAAACTGACAATGCAAGAATGAGTAGCATTTTTTTCATATGTTTATTTATTAAGATTTGACATACAATAAACAATAAAAATACCACGATTTAAATGCAACATATTTAATAACAATTCATTAAACTTAATGTACTTTTTTCAAAGCAAAAATTAATAAATCTTAACCTAATTGTTATGTAATAAAAAAAGCACCCAATTGGGTGCTTTATGAAATTGATATATCTCTAAAAAGATTAGAAGTTTTTAGAAATACCGATGTTGAATGTTTGACCGAAGTTGAAGTTAAAAGTACTAACGTCTGGACCATTGTTGTCATAGCTGTATTTGTCATAGCTTAAACCACCAATACTGAAGTTAAGACCAAAACCATCTTTCATGTTGATGAAAAGAGCCGGAGTTACACCAACGTACATACCGTCTGCTTTAGCTTTTGAGTAACTAGATCCAGTATAGTTCTTTTCTGTTAAGCTTTGGAAACCTGCTCCCATATCAGCAAAAACAGCAAAAGTCTGGCTCAATGGCACAGAGTAACGTACGAACGCTCCAAATTTAGAACGGTTCATTTTGAATTCGTCTACACCTTCGTCTTCTTTTGAAGAAGCAATTGTAAATTCACCTCCAACAGTCCAATTGTCGTGGAATTGGTAACCTACTTTAGGAGAAAAACTAAATTCATTTGATTTTGTTTCGCCTACAGTGTAATCAACAGTTTGAGAAGAGTAACCGATGTTACCACCAACTAAGATTGTTCCTTTTTGTGCGTTTGCAAAGCCAAAAACTGACAATGCAAGTACTACTAGCATTTTTTTCATGGTTATTTATTTTTAAGAAATTTAATAACCCTTTAACAATAACGATGCCGCTGTTAACATTTAATTTTAATTCCTTTTGCGTGCCAAAATTTAGCAAACAATACTATTTCTCGTTACTTTTGTAACAAATAAAAAGTCATGTCGATAGAAGTAAACAGTATATCAAAAAGTTACGGAGAGCAAAAAGCGCTAAATGAAATTTCCTTTAAAATTGAGAAAGGAGAGATCGTAGGATTCTTAGGACCAAACGGGGCCGGAAAATCTACTTTAATGAAAATTTTGACGACCTATTTACTTGCCGATAACGGCGCAGCTCTTGTAAATGGTTACGATGTCATGACAAATACCAAGGAAGTGCAGCGCTCGATTGGGTACTTACCAGAACATAATCCGCTGTATTTGGATCTGTATGTTCGTGAGTATTTGGCTTTTAACGCCGATGTTTATAACGTGCCAAAATCAAGAATCGAAGAAGTTATCGAACTGACAGGACTGACACCTGAAAGTCACAAAAAAATAAGTCAGTTATCTAAAGGATACCGCCAGCGTGTAGGACTCGCGAACGCCTTATTACACAATCCGGATGTTTTAATTTTGGACGAACCCACGACCGGATTGGATCCAAACCAGTTAATGGAAATCCGGAACGTAATTAAAAATGTAGGTAAAAATAAAACCGTTTTTCTTTCGACTCACATCATGCAGGAAGTCGAAGCAATTTGCGATCGTGTCATAATTATTGACAAAGGACAAATTGTTGCGGACAATAAATTAGATCATTTAGTTGCCGCAAATAAAGAGCAAGTCATTGAGGTTGAGTTTGATTACAAAGTAGAGGAGCAGATTTTAGCAAAACTTGAAAATATTTCTTCATTTATTAACACGCATGACATGACATGGGAACTGACTTTTGTGACAGAAAAAGACATGCGCCCGGCAATTTTTGACTTCGCAAACGAAAACGGATTAAAAACCTTACAGCTTAATCAGAAGAACAAAAACCTCGAAGCTGTTTTTAGAGAAATTACGAAGTAAGTTTATTTTTTTTGAGTTTTCTACGGCAGTATTTAGTCACATTTATTAGTGGCAGTTTGCAGAAAGTTTCACTTTAAAACTAAGTTCGCCGCCCGCTCAGTTTTTTCAATAAAGAGAAAACTTATGAATTTAGAACCTCAGCAATCTGAACCGAATATAAAAAACCAATTTATTCAATTATGAATAAGTTGGTTTTGTTTTTTTAGTTCTACTTCTGATTTCTCTTAATAAATAACACTTTTCATTAAAACATTATCTCTTCGGTTTCAAGCAATTAACAATTTTTCATGTAAATTAAATTTATTTTTATTTAGACTTGTTATAAATAATGTTATATTTGCGACGCTAAAGTCAATAATTATAAGCCAATGTTGTTCGTAATACTATTTCTAAAAACCTTTGTCTTTCGTTTTTTACATCAGACTGAAGGTTTTATTAGAAAAGCAGGCGACAAAATTGAACAAATTGTTTTGCAGTAAAAACAAGCCATTACCAAATAAAAGCCAAGAATAAAATGAAAAATATTGTAACCTCTGTAATGCTGGCGTTTTCAGTTTACTCCTATTCACAAAGCGAAAAGGAGAAAGACAGTATTGTAGAGACATCCATAAATGTTTTAGATGAAATTGTTATCTCAAAAAAGAAAGTTTTATATACGCAAAAATCAGATCGTTTAGTATTTAATGTAGAAAACAGCATCGTTTCTGAAGGTGGAACTGCACTTGATGTTTTATCGCGTGCACCGGGTGTTGTAGTTTCTCAGGATGGCGATTTATCTATTCGCGGTCAGCAGGGTGTTGCTGTAATGATCAATGGAAAGCTGACACAGCTTTCGCAGAAGGAACTGGCGAATTACCTAAAATCGACTACTTCATCAAATATTAAACAAATTGAAGTTATCACGAATCCTTCAGCAAAATATGATGCTGCCGGAAAAGCCGGTATTATTAATATCATACTAAAAAAACCAAGTACTTCCGGATTAAAAGGAACTGCCTTTACCAGCTACGGAAGAGGACGCAAAAACAGAACCAACTCTGGAGTAAACCTTAGTTACAACAAAAACAAACTGGGTGTTTACGGTAATTACAGTTATACTTTTAGAGGAGAAGAAGAAAGAAAAGAATTCAATCAGACTCAATATACAGATCAAACCCGCCAGCAGATTTCGACCACAAATCACCAGACTTCGATTACTGACGAGCCTTTGACTTCGAATAATTTTAAAGTTGGAACTCAATACGAGATTTCTCCAAAAACAAATATTGAAGCGTATGTTGATGCTAAAATCGGGCGTTATGAAAATATGGCCGATGGAACAAACAAACTTTTAAACGCTATGAATCAATTACAGTTTGATGCCATTACGTATAATGACAGCAAAGAAAAATGGTTCGATTATACATATGCCGTTTCAGGGGTTCATAAATTTAATACTGAAGGAAAAAATATGGTTTTTGATTTTGAATATGAAACTTCAAAATTCAGATCGAACCAGTTTCAGAGTGCCGATAATACAGATGCTTCAAATCCGACTGTAATTAATGACAGAAGAGGATATATCCCTTCTCAATTAAGAGTATTTACCGGAAAGGTTGATTTTACAAATCCTATAAAAGAAAAACAATCTGTTGAATGGGGATTTAAAGCAAGTCTGAAAAACAATGATAATCCATCGGTTTATGAATTTTACGATAACAATCAGTGGAATATCGATGCCAATTCTACCAATCATTTTGAGTATAAAGAGCAGATTTATGCAGCTTACGCTAATTATAAGCACCAAATTGGGGATTTAAACATTCAGGGAGGTCTGCGTACCGAATTTACAGCTATCGAAATTCTGCAGAAAACACTGAACGAAGAGCATAAAGATGATTACTTAAAATGGTTTCCGAGTCTTTCATTAAAATATGAATTTACAAGCAGTCATTCTATGCATGCTTCGTACAGCAAAAGAATCAACAGACCTAGCCAGTTTGACCTGAATCCGTTTCGTTTTTACGATGATTCGTTTAATTATTCTCAGGGAAATCCAAACTTAGTTCCTGAAATCACTCATGCGGCTGAAATTGGATATGCCTGGAAAAGTGCTTTTATGGCGTCGTTATATTTTAATACAACAAAAGATGTTTTTACAGATGTATATATGTACAATCCTGATACAAATACTACCGTAACCACACAAATAAATGTATCTAAATCTTATAATTACGGAGCTAATATTACGAATACAACTGAGCTTTATAAGTTCTGGTCAGTAAATACACTTTTTAATGTTTTTGAGAACAGGTTTATGGGGAATGTTTTAAACTCAACTACCATTGAGCCTATTTTAACCTTAAACTTAAGCGTACAAAATTCATTTACCATAACCGAGACTTTAAAGGCAGAAGCAAATGCACAATATCAGTCAAAATCTAATTTAGGAGTTTACCAGAGAGATGGTTTCTTCGATTTAAGCATTGGGGTTTCAAAACAGGTATTTGCAGGTAAAGGAACGTTCAAATTAAACTTTACCGATGTTTTAAACACAAACAACTTTTACATTAACTCTGTAGTGGCACAAACAGCTATTAATAAACGATACGATCTGGATAACCGTATTGCAACATTAGCCTTTACATATAGAATTTAAATCATCCCTTGAAACTTGTTTTTTTGTTTTTTATTTTTTTTTGAAGAAAAGAGCCTGCTCATCTGAACAGGCTCTTTCTATTTTTAGACTAAAAATATTCGTTTCATCAGATGATATATTTTACAACACAAAAAAGCCTTTTAAAAAGAATTTGATCTTCTAAAAGGCTTTTTAAATATATTAAAACAGATAAATTATTTACTTGTTTTCGTTTTTTTCTTTCTTCCCCACCAAATATAAAATCCTGTAAGAGGTAAACTGGCACAAATTAAACTTCCTGCAAAATAAATTATCTTGGTTGTCATGCCGCCTATCGCACCTACGTGAAGACTATAATTGGATCGGCTCATCCAGTCGTGAAATTTTTCGTCACCTATATATTTTCTGGAATTCGGAAGCATTTCAAGCGTTTGGGGGGCAAAATATAAATCCCTCCAATTTCCGTTATGCATATCTGTACAGGCATAAAAATTATCTTTTGGTTCATCCGGAAGATGAATAATTACTGCTTCTTTATTATGTACTGCAATTTCTTTTCGTACTTTATTAAAGATGAAATCGGCTGCGGTTAACCTGTCTATTTCCGGTTTAGATAATGTATCTGTTTTGGTTTCTGTAACTTTTTCTTTCTTTTGCTTTTCAGAATCCCACCCGCCTGTTATCCAGTAGGTGCTTTCCCGCACCCAGTGAAAACTCATAATTAATCCCGTCAAAGCAATTAAAAATGCTAAAAGGAGCGTATAGAACCCCATGACATTGTGTAAATCATAATTAAGCCTTTTAAAACGCGCGCTCCATTTGATTTTAAAACTGCTGTTGATGGTTGTTTTATTCCATTTCTTCGGAAACCATAAAATAAGTCCGCTGACTAAAAGAAAGAAGAAAATCAAAGTTGACCATGAAGTTACAGCTGTCCCCACTTCTCTTCCCAGCCATACGTAACGATGACCTTCATCGATTTCATGAAAAAAATCTTCGTGATCGACCATCCCTGTTATGGCTCCATTATATGGATTTACATAAATCAATGAATCTGACTCAACATCTACTTTTATTGTCTTATCTAAACCATTGTACCACAAACCGTGAACTTCTTTGTTTGGTAAAGCCTTTTTTACTGCTGTATATATTTTTGACGGCGGCAGTACTTTATCTGGGCTTTGGGCTTCGACATGCAGCCAAGGCGAAGTCAATTCTTTAATTTCCTGCTGAAAAACCAAAATACAGCCTGTAATTCCCATTATAAAAACTACAATTCCGGAAGCAAGTCCAAGCCATAAATGCAGCCAGGCGTTTACTCTGCTAAAAAGAGATTTCCCTTTCGATTTTGGTTTTGATGATTGTTTTTTGATAACATTCATTATAAATTCTATTTTAAAAACATAACAAAACCATATAACCACCGCGGTTAAACAGTGATTATATGGTTATAAAATTAAAAACGTTTAGTTTCTAAATTATTTTGCTGTTGTTGTAGTTGCTGGTGTTGTGTGAGTTAATTTAGTGATAGCTGCAATATCAGTTCCACCACCTGTTACTTTTGCACCCGCAGTAGCTGCGCCGGTTGCAATGTTAATTTTGTAAACACGAACTTCATCATTGGTAACAAATGCTTTGTAAGCATTTCCATCTTCATAGTACAAACTTCCAATTCCAAAGTAACTATCACCTGCATGAGAAGGTAAGCCTGTAACTGGTGTAATTGCTTTAGTAGGTAAGTCTATAATTGCTGATTTAAATTTGAATGAACTATGGTTAAGGAATC
This portion of the Flavobacterium gelatinilyticum genome encodes:
- a CDS encoding L-lactate MFS transporter: MKTKNKWVVALAGMMLQLSIGSIYAYSVWINPINSLNGWDSSQLKLSFSLAICFLGLTAAFMQKFVRKIGPKNAGLLAALFFGIGLLGSGFAIAIKSLVLFYLFFGIISGIGLGFGYITPVSVVVKWFPDKPGFASGLVIMSFAVGSVVASRLILPLVELCGVSGTFYLLGSIYFLLMILASFCLSLPDSSAETETAAVQNSSIHLKELLTDVRFYSLWLFLFLNTTCGIALISIAAPMSKEVIHLDDAQAINFVGLIGFFNGFGRLFWSSASDKIGRWLTFFLFFTIGTSCFFILTQTQNAVLFQLLVFIIISCYGGAFATMPAFVKDVYGADKMNAPFGFILIAWSVAAFAGPGLLSFTKDYNVIFCFFAAILGFTSIFCLLTKSRLISR
- a CDS encoding Lrp/AsnC family transcriptional regulator, whose protein sequence is MESLDKTDLLILKHLQENSNINTKDLASKLFLTVTPVYERIKRLERDGYITKYVALLDKKKMNRGMTVFCNVRLKEHAKNVGSNFVKDIVALPEIIECYNIAGDYDFMLKILVQDMASYQDFVMNKLSTIENIGNTNSIFVMGEIKHSTALEF
- the metE gene encoding 5-methyltetrahydropteroyltriglutamate--homocysteine S-methyltransferase; the encoded protein is MKTNNLGYPRIGSNRELKKASELYWAGKISADELIDAGKEIRLQNWKLQAQAGVDLIPSNDFSFYDQVLDLTLAVGAIPTRYHKLAKSNSSLDLYFAMARGSQKNGQDVVAMEMTKWFDTNYHYIVPEFTKNQKFELFSEKIINEFKEAISIGIKTKPVLIGPVSYLLLGKEKEEGFHRIDLIDALLPVYFEILEKLQAENAEYIQLDEPFLALNLTDKERNAFTKVYNEINTRFPKLKIVLANYFDCFGENLQTALALPVDTFHLDLVRCPLQLDDILESGKLDSNVNLSLGVVDGRNIWKNDFKKSLELIKKAADALGENRILIAPSCSLIHSPCDLDLETNDQTLTPEIKQWLAFAKQKINEIVLLKQFASNEVSIENSADFKENVQANENRKTSKLIHNNDVKARVAGITASDDKRKSAFAVRRKSQIEALKLPLFPTTTIGSFPQTAEVRSWRAKFKKGELTASEYNDLIEKETEAAIRFQEETGIDVLVHGEFERNDMVEYFGEQLSGFTFTKNGWVQSYGSRCVKPPVIYGDVSRPNPMTVKWSEYAQSLTPKWVKGMLTGPVTILQWSFVRNDQPRSETCTQIALAIRDEVVDLEKAGIKIIQIDEPAIREGLPLRKEEWAKYLDWAVRAFRISASGVNDDTQIHTHMCYSEFNDIIQNIADMDADVITIECSRSQMELLDAFANFKYPNEIGPGVYDIHSPRVPSSAEMVRLLEKASAVIPVDQLWVNPDCGLKTRHWDETKKALIEMVVAAQEMRTAVENPVT
- a CDS encoding outer membrane beta-barrel protein — protein: MKKMLLILALSVFGFVNAQKGTVLVGGNISYSSSDRDFQTFSDNFHEFGFSPKVGYQFHDNWTVGGEFSFASSKSEIDGRMTAKSNGLKAGAFLRYTVPLTETFSVFADLGTGFHNQKNTVNVLDAENESKGDGFYAGITPALFINMKKGFGLNFSIGGIGYQNLSFNNDGPDVKEFEFNFGKTVNIGISKNF
- a CDS encoding outer membrane beta-barrel protein, with product MKKMLVVLALSVFGFANAQKGTILVGGNIGYSSQTVDYTVGETKSNEFSFSPKVGYQFHDNWTVGGEFTIASSKEDEGVDEFKMNRSKFGAFVRYSVPLSQTFAVFADMGAGFQSLTEKNYTGSSYSKAKADGMYVGVTPALFINMKDGFGLNFSIGGLSYDKYSYDNNGPDVSTFNFNFGQTFNIGISKNF
- the gldA gene encoding gliding motility-associated ABC transporter ATP-binding subunit GldA; its protein translation is MSIEVNSISKSYGEQKALNEISFKIEKGEIVGFLGPNGAGKSTLMKILTTYLLADNGAALVNGYDVMTNTKEVQRSIGYLPEHNPLYLDLYVREYLAFNADVYNVPKSRIEEVIELTGLTPESHKKISQLSKGYRQRVGLANALLHNPDVLILDEPTTGLDPNQLMEIRNVIKNVGKNKTVFLSTHIMQEVEAICDRVIIIDKGQIVADNKLDHLVAANKEQVIEVEFDYKVEEQILAKLENISSFINTHDMTWELTFVTEKDMRPAIFDFANENGLKTLQLNQKNKNLEAVFREITK
- a CDS encoding TonB-dependent receptor domain-containing protein; the encoded protein is MKNIVTSVMLAFSVYSYSQSEKEKDSIVETSINVLDEIVISKKKVLYTQKSDRLVFNVENSIVSEGGTALDVLSRAPGVVVSQDGDLSIRGQQGVAVMINGKLTQLSQKELANYLKSTTSSNIKQIEVITNPSAKYDAAGKAGIINIILKKPSTSGLKGTAFTSYGRGRKNRTNSGVNLSYNKNKLGVYGNYSYTFRGEEERKEFNQTQYTDQTRQQISTTNHQTSITDEPLTSNNFKVGTQYEISPKTNIEAYVDAKIGRYENMADGTNKLLNAMNQLQFDAITYNDSKEKWFDYTYAVSGVHKFNTEGKNMVFDFEYETSKFRSNQFQSADNTDASNPTVINDRRGYIPSQLRVFTGKVDFTNPIKEKQSVEWGFKASLKNNDNPSVYEFYDNNQWNIDANSTNHFEYKEQIYAAYANYKHQIGDLNIQGGLRTEFTAIEILQKTLNEEHKDDYLKWFPSLSLKYEFTSSHSMHASYSKRINRPSQFDLNPFRFYDDSFNYSQGNPNLVPEITHAAEIGYAWKSAFMASLYFNTTKDVFTDVYMYNPDTNTTVTTQINVSKSYNYGANITNTTELYKFWSVNTLFNVFENRFMGNVLNSTTIEPILTLNLSVQNSFTITETLKAEANAQYQSKSNLGVYQRDGFFDLSIGVSKQVFAGKGTFKLNFTDVLNTNNFYINSVVAQTAINKRYDLDNRIATLAFTYRI
- a CDS encoding PepSY-associated TM helix domain-containing protein, whose product is MNVIKKQSSKPKSKGKSLFSRVNAWLHLWLGLASGIVVFIMGITGCILVFQQEIKELTSPWLHVEAQSPDKVLPPSKIYTAVKKALPNKEVHGLWYNGLDKTIKVDVESDSLIYVNPYNGAITGMVDHEDFFHEIDEGHRYVWLGREVGTAVTSWSTLIFFFLLVSGLILWFPKKWNKTTINSSFKIKWSARFKRLNYDLHNVMGFYTLLLAFLIALTGLIMSFHWVRESTYWITGGWDSEKQKKEKVTETKTDTLSKPEIDRLTAADFIFNKVRKEIAVHNKEAVIIHLPDEPKDNFYACTDMHNGNWRDLYFAPQTLEMLPNSRKYIGDEKFHDWMSRSNYSLHVGAIGGMTTKIIYFAGSLICASLPLTGFYIWWGRKKKTKTSK